The DNA region TCCTGCCTTTTTGTTTTATTTTTGTTCCAAATTATTGTCAAATGGAAACACAAAGTGTACCTGTAGATTTTTTACCCATTATATTTCAAGTTGTTGTTGCTTTAGGTTTTGTGGTTACCACACTTATTGCTACCCACTTTTTAGGCCCTAAAAGAAAAACCAAAGATAAACTGGAGACTTTTGAAGCAGGGATAAAAACAATTGGTAATGCGCGTCAGCCTTTCTCTATCAAGTATTTTCTGGTAGCTATCCTCTTCGTGTTGTTTGATGTTGAGGTGATCTTTATGTATCCATGGGCGGTGAATTTCCGGGATCTGGGCATGACCGGAATGATAGAAATGTTTGTATTTATGGGCACCCTTTTACTAGGCTTTATATACGTATTGAAGAAGAAAGCACTGGATTGGAATTAGTCTATTTAGATCGTTTCTAAATGCTGATGATGTAAATCATTTGCATCAAAAAATTGTAAATTTGTGGTTCATTCTTTAAAGGAATGAACCTTTTTCGTTTTTTATCATGAGTGACATCAATATAGTAGACGCGCCGCCAGGCATAGAAGGATCTGGGTTTTTTGCAACCTCCCTTGATAAAGTTATTGGTTTGGCTCGCTCGCATTCCTTATGGCCTCTGCCATTTGCCACTTCTTGTTGCGGTATTGAGTTTATGGCAACAATGGGTTCTCATTATGATTTTGGTCGTTTTGGATCTGAACGCTTAAGTTTTTCGCCCCGTCAGGCAGATCTGCTTATGGTGATGGGTACCATTGCAAAAAAAATGGCGCCGGTTTTAAAACAGGTTTATCTGCAGATGGCCGAGCCACGTTGGGTAATGGCCGTTGGCGCCTGTGCGTCGAGCGGGGGTATATTTGATACTTACTCTGTATTGCAGGGTATAGATGAGATTATTCCTGTCGATGTGTATGTGCCGGGCTGTCCTCCAAGGCCTGAAGCCATTCTGGATGGCTTTGGTAAGATCCAGGAGCTGGTTAAA from Pedobacter africanus includes:
- a CDS encoding NADH-quinone oxidoreductase subunit A, producing the protein METQSVPVDFLPIIFQVVVALGFVVTTLIATHFLGPKRKTKDKLETFEAGIKTIGNARQPFSIKYFLVAILFVLFDVEVIFMYPWAVNFRDLGMTGMIEMFVFMGTLLLGFIYVLKKKALDWN
- a CDS encoding NADH-quinone oxidoreductase subunit B — encoded protein: MSDINIVDAPPGIEGSGFFATSLDKVIGLARSHSLWPLPFATSCCGIEFMATMGSHYDFGRFGSERLSFSPRQADLLMVMGTIAKKMAPVLKQVYLQMAEPRWVMAVGACASSGGIFDTYSVLQGIDEIIPVDVYVPGCPPRPEAILDGFGKIQELVKNESSRRRNSEQYKEMLASYGIL